From one Henningerozyma blattae CBS 6284 chromosome 1, complete genome genomic stretch:
- the TBLA0A09520 gene encoding uncharacterized protein (similar to Saccharomyces cerevisiae WHI2 (YOR043W); ancestral locus Anc_5.639), which yields MENIITQIEEPDPIITSLPIFNANKNAKLNDITSNPLTNTITNVSNNSSFDNECYIGDMSSFNAKYLNIDNNDGNNFMIHLNIQHTHFYITRDQLLSLPESLLLCLFPSGVFLDIKGQVINNLNSSDMVFITNFSPNCFNYILNIYNIANHDLLNNSPSFIYNNYFPFNRIRHNQNDNHTILHENPIIILLREDLDYYVVLNNKTSILNHTKILTKFDRDQARDILTDLMKKLKILAGNYLIDNDSIFNGLYNDYQEKNDNTNSSNATLGTTEKHLVDMLYTSGFHRHSQWASRVQEKNRTIISSLSLQRVENETTESFRQKVYQAQQLENYNKHQNHNNTFCNITNVVRSKSLKRHSSPQECTDAENNGGTKNLYDLVPKPKLNDKLLLFWKRPARKCWWNKQEISFDIRLDWRLQPFINPKLIIGEDENALSIIVRIPIKLHIRRVWTLELSILGA from the coding sequence ATGGAAAATATAATCACTCAAATTGAAGAACCTGATCCAATCATTACTTCTTTACCCATTTTTAatgcaaataaaaatgcCAAACTTAACGACATCACTTCAAACCCTTTAACAAACACAATCACCAATGTTTCCAATAATAGTTCCTTTGACAATGAATGTTATATAGGTGATATGTCATCTTTTAATgccaaatatttaaacatCGATAACAATGACGGTAATAATTTCatgattcatttaaatatccAACATACACATTTTTACATCACTAGAGATCAATTGTTATCTCTGCCTGAATCCTTATTGTTATGTTTATTCCCCTCGGGTGTGTTTCTTGATATTAAGGGTCAAgtcattaataatttgaattcaaGTGATATGGTTTTCATAACGAACTTCTCGCCAAACtgttttaattatattttaaatatttataatattgcCAAtcatgatttattaaacaattcaccttcttttatttataacaATTATTTCCCTTTCAACAGGATACGGCATAATCAAAATGATAATCATACGATATTACATGAAAACCCTATAATTATCCTATTGAGAGAAGATTTGGATTATTACGTCGtgttgaataataaaacatcGATTCTCAACCATACAAAGATCTTGACCAAATTCGATAGAGATCAAGCAAGAGATATCTTGACGgatttgatgaagaaattgaaaatcttGGCAGGGAACTATCTGATTGATAACGATTCCATTTTCAACGGGTTATATAACGACtatcaagaaaaaaatgataataccAATAGTAGTAATGCTACCTTGGGTACCACTGAAAAACATTTGGTGGATATGTTGTATACTTCTGGGTTCCATAGACATTCCCAATGGGCAAGTAGAgtacaagaaaaaaatagaaccATTATAagttcattatcattacaaCGTGTAGAAAATGAAACGACAGAATCCTTTAGACAAAAAGTTTATCAAGCTCAACAATtggaaaattataataaacaTCAAAATCATAACAATACGTTTTGTAATATCACAAATGTAGTAAGATCCAAGTCTTTGAAAAGACATTCATCACCACAAGAATGCACTGATGCGGAAAATAATGGAGGGACTAAGAATCTATATGATCTAGTTCCTAAaccaaaattaaatgataaattactattattttggaaaaGACCTGCAAGAAAATGTTGGTGGAATAAGCAAGAAATATCTTTTGATATCAGATTAGATTGGAGGTTGCAACCTTTCATCAACCCAAAATTGATTATAggtgaagatgaaaatgctTTATCCATCATTGTAAGAATCCCCATCAAATTGCATATCCGTAGAGTTTGGACTTTAGAACTAAGTATTCTAGGTGCATAA
- the TBLA0A09530 gene encoding uncharacterized protein (similar to Saccharomyces cerevisiae DON1 (YDR273W) and CUE5 (YOR042W); ancestral locus Anc_5.638), with the protein MVESKQVEETKDVPLNKDLNTKTKDEKNSKKIEDTKDDAKSQDNVESLEDVTLESEKDPQTKSDSDVEPNEESKADDEVKEEPKSDDKIKEEPKTTGDAKTEEPIVKTDGKAKEPIVKIEESTADSNDKVDETKSVKNETNKNTTSKGESSKKTVNISTTVPNDTVDIPLDSENKENNGAGDNEDDDVPPLPVRNSSVSIPKVTSTNKDNLLKKPKSINDDINKRQNREASPRLLANPIYNQLKDAFPNIEDKYVKAIIIASQGSVDPAFNALLYLSDPENSKDIELPTRPAHQARLAKQTSMLRRKLQQEEQDEILARQLDEKYNRRSAMNAPQQQQQQQPSIPQTQAQPYFPEDENRTRTSNTRAPNGSDWSSEQRRRDRERRRRNPMTAEEESQYYSEDFEDSESWQQFVEKDLPEITDRAGKSLQDTATRVSNWFKSWTAEEEEEEGDADDYGYGGSNKRRGGALYEKDSLYTKTYSNTMKNSVRPERHRFNSFGNTINDNQRNNDSILKANGVNLHFNDDDDDDDDNDDDVPPQLPNRMRKSTDEDPKEASKVVAFSNTIKVEDKEVKEGANAKDTKDKDLVTDVGSIKMNTIKPEPINMSNNTDSKNLNDFLINDEDDA; encoded by the coding sequence ATGGTGGAGAGTAAACAAGTTGAAGAAACAAAAGATGTCCCATTAAATAAGGATCTAAATACTAAAACAAAAGATGAGAAAAActctaaaaaaattgaagacACTAAAGATGACGCGAAATCACAGGATAATGTTGAATCTTTGGAAGATGTAACCCTTGAATCGGAAAAAGATCCACAGACAAAATCAGATTCAGATGTTGAACCCAATGAAGAATCTAAAGCAGATGATGAAGTAAAGGAAGAACCTAAATCagatgataaaataaaggAAGAACCTAAAACAACAGGGGATGCCAAGACGGAAGAGCCAATTGTAAAAACTGATGGCAAGGCAAAAGAACCAATTGTAAAGATTGAAGAGTCAACTGCAgattcaaatgataaagTTGACGAAACAAAAAGTgttaaaaatgaaacaaataaaaacacAACTTCAAAAGGAGAATCTAGCAAAAAAACCGTCAATATTTCCACTACTGTTCCAAATGATACTGTTGATATCCCATTAGAttctgaaaataaagaaaataatggtGCTGgtgataatgaagatgatgatgttCCACCTTTACCGGTTAGAAATTCTTCAGTTTCAATTCCTAAAGTCACTTCTACAAATAAAGATAACTTATTGAAAAAACCAAAATCTATTAATGAcgatattaataaaagacAAAATAGAGAAGCATCTCCAAGGTTGTTAGCAAATCCAATttataatcaattaaaagatgCATTCCCTAACATTGAAGATAAATATGTAAAGGCAATCATCATTGCATCTCAAGGATCTGTAGATCCTGCATTCAATGCTCTGTTATACTTATCAGATCCAGAAAATAGtaaagatattgaattgCCAACAAGACCAGCTCACCAAGCAAGATTAGCCAAGCAAACCTCGATGTTGAGAAGAAAACTTCAACAAGAAGAAcaagatgaaattttagCAAGACAATTGGACGAGAAATATAATAGAAGATCTGCCATGAATGCCccacaacaacaacaacaacaacaacctTCCATTCCACAAACTCAAGCTCAACCTTACTTCccagaagatgaaaatagaACTCGAACATCCAATACTCGAGCACCTAATGGTAGTGATTGGTCTAGTGAGCAAAGAAGAAGAGATCGTGAAAGAAGACGTCGTAACCCTATGACagcagaagaagaaagtCAATACTATAGCGAAGATTTCGAAGATAGTGAGTCCTGGCAACAATTTGTAGAAAAGGACTTACCTGAGATTACAGATCGTGCAGGTAAATCATTACAAGATACTGCCACTCGTGTTTCTAATTGGTTTAAAAGTTGGACtgctgaagaagaagaggagGAGGGTGATGCTGATGATTATGGGTATGGTGGTTCGAACAAAAGACGTGGTGGTGCTCTATATGAAAAAGATTCTCTTTATACTAAAACATATTCGAATacaatgaaaaattcagTAAGACCTGAAAGGCATAGATTCAATTCCTTTGGTAATACTATCAATGATAATCaaagaaataatgataGTATATTGAAAGCCAATGGAGTTAATTTACATTTCaatgatgacgatgatgacgatgatgacAATGACGATGATGTTCCACCTCAATTACCAAATAGAATGAGAAAGAGCACAGATGAAGATCCAAAGGAAGCCAGTAAAGTAGTTGCCTTTTCTAATACCATTAAAGTGGAAGATAAAGAGGTAAAGGAAGGTGCGAATGCTAAAGATACTAAGGATAAAGATTTAGTCACTGATGTTGGTAGCATCAAGATGAATACTATCAAGCCTGAACCGATCAATATGAGTAATAATACTGATTCAAAAAATCTCAACGATTTCTTAATCAATGACGAAGATGATGCTTGA
- the PMP3 gene encoding Pmp3p (similar to Saccharomyces cerevisiae PMP3 (YDR276C); ancestral locus Anc_5.642) → MAGKFLNTILAIIMPPLCVFSIKGWGKQCFYSCVLTILAYFPGLLYALYIIHKSSE, encoded by the coding sequence atggCCGGAAAATTTCTAAACACAATCTTAGCTATTATAATGCCACCATTATGTGTTTTCAGCATTAAGGGTTGGGGTAAGCAATGTTTCTACAGTTGTGTTTTAACTATATTGGCTTATTTCCCAGGTTTGTTATACGCTTTATACATCATACACAAATCATCTGAATGA
- the TBLA0A09510 gene encoding uncharacterized protein, with translation MLTPRKLPSISPFVIADSNRITFCENRKYITELAHRLTLRSKGGKSCPETVFLLVFFVLFRITSLNTSKQNLKGYAHFPGNFSASRFFSRLVDIRYYMMLYISFFFFFFRSFSHFGLSGQKTNSSHGIARAIVADRRMWSKHKNAYESREY, from the coding sequence ATGTTAACTCCGCGGAAATTGCCTTCCATTTCCCCATTCGTAATCGCCGACTCAAATAGGATCACATTTTGCGAAAACAGGAAATATATCACCGAATTGGCACATCGGCTCACGTTGAGATCAAAAGGGGGTAAGAGCTGCCCAGAAACAGTATTCTTACTCGTTTTCTTTGTCCTTTTCAGAATTACATCACTTAATACGAGCAAACAAAACCTTAAAGGTTACGCCCATTTTCCGGGTAACTTCTCGGCGTCTCGTTTCTTTTCTCGTTTAGTGGATATACGATATTATATGATGTTATAcatatcttttttcttttttttttttcggtCATTTTCACATTTCGGACTGTCGGGTCAAAAGACAAATTCGAGTCATGGCATCGCACGCGCCATTGTTGCGGATCGACGGATGTGGAGCAAGCATAAAAATGCATATGAATCACGAGAATATTAA
- the TBLA0A09490 gene encoding uncharacterized protein (similar to Saccharomyces cerevisiae MTH1 (YDR277C) and STD1 (YOR047C); ancestral locus Anc_5.644) yields the protein MPFRNNFSHGLSNLQALPENIGSNSSQKSSRRDKRADFVNAPAEYSDRARDEIRRRLLQPNGTGLTPVTTNSSSRSKQLFSSSHTQTATHNNSNNNTTRLSLSNSGNTSYIDAALDNSDTRSLHSNATSLNSSQTAHSFHSLQSNAHSIPSFSTHNDTLDSRSVFSDNASSYQSSIFSNPSNSGVSNITNFTINSSTNNSIPPSKFIKELSLEDALPKTFYDMYSPDILMSDPSNLFFNGRPKFTKRELLDWDLNDIRSLLIIEKLKPEWGNNLPTITTFNHPELPVFKFQLLPLNSTDEFIIKTLVESDLYLEANLDFEFKLTSAKYTVKSARSRHEQLTGENNQIMNLSKPEWRNIIENYLLNIAVEAQCRFDFKQKCSEFKKFKSLQLSASLQQQKEQQQQQQQQQLQHDQINLRKPNMPPPRIIPTNQSQQHFNSNGDTNSKSLLKKTLIKNLQMKNGSNGHHNSNNPFDTTNDENSHNNTTNIPTKITLTKQEKTLLWSQCQAQVYQRLGLDWKPDNVV from the coding sequence ATGCCTTTTaggaataatttttctcatGGACTGAGTAATCTACAGGCTCTTCCTGAGAATATTGGCTCGAATTCGTCTCAAAAGAGCTCAAGAAGGGATAAACGAGCTGACTTTGTGAATGCTCCTGCTGAATATTCGGATAGAGCCAGAGATGAAATTAGAAGACGACTATTACAACCAAATGGTACGGGGTTAACCCCTGTGACAACTAATTCCAGCAGTAGGTCTAAACAATTATTTAGTAGTTCTCATACCCAAACAGCAACACATAACAacagcaataataatacaacaCGTTTGTCTCTCTCTAATTCAGGCAATACAAGCTATATTGATGCTGCTCTAGATAACTCAGATACTAGAAGTTTACACAGTAATGCAACAAGTTTGAATAGTTCTCAAACTGCTCATAGTTTCCATAGTTTACAAAGCAATGCTCATTCAATCCCATCCTTTTCTACACACAATGATACATTGGATTCAAGGAGTGTATTTTCTGATAATGCTTCATCGTATCAATCTAGTATATTTTCCAATCCATCAAATTCTGGCGTTTctaatattacaaattttaCCATTAACTCTtctacaaataattcaattccACCatccaaatttattaaagaattatcattagaagATGCATTACCAAAGACATTTTATGACATGTATTCTCCTGATATTCTTATGTCTGACCcatcaaatttattttttaatggtAGACCAAAATTTACAAAGagagaattattagattgggatttaaatgatattagATCTTTATTgatcattgaaaaattgaaaccAGAATGGGGCAATAATTTACCCACTATCACAACTTTCAATCATCCTGAATTACCAGTATTTAAATTCcaattattaccattaaaCTCTACtgatgaatttattatcaagaCTTTGGTAGAATCtgatttatatttggaagctaatttggattttgaatttaaattgacTTCTGCCAAATATACTGTTAAATCTGCAAGATCAAGACACGAACAATTGACTGGtgaaaataatcaaataatgaatttaagtAAACCTGAATggagaaatattattgagaattatttgttaaatatcGCTGTTGAAGCTCAATGCAGGTTTGATTTCAAACAGAAATGCAGtgaatttaaaaagtttaaaagtTTACAATTATCTGCAAGTTTACAGCAACAAAAggaacaacaacaacaacagcaacaacagcaaTTGCAACATgatcaaattaatttaagAAAACCAAATATGCCACCACCACGAATAATACCCACAAATCAATCTCAACAACATTTTAATAGTAATGGCGATACAAATTccaaaagtttattaaagaaaactttaattaaaaacttacaaatgaaaaatggtTCTAATGGCCAtcataattctaataatccATTTGATACtacaaatgatgaaaacTCTCATAACAATACCACTAATATTCCTACAAAAATAACGTTAACTAAACAAGAAAAGACATTACTTTGGTCTCAATGCCAAGCTCAAGTATATCAAAGACTTGGATTGGATTGGAAGCCTGATAATGTCGTataa
- the TBLA0A09470 gene encoding type II protein arginine methyltransferase (similar to Saccharomyces cerevisiae YKL162C; ancestral locus Anc_5.646), whose amino-acid sequence MKSNSLRLVIGNNHPFVHLRLIKQIKLYSIHSVAINKSIPLRDYVEQINSTKLLKTSGSNIDFFEPKYYNSHNQLNELSPFLNLVCNSLSKWLYVDYSINHYPYEDLNIIQVFTNYQQTFTFIQYLMDNFKEQIPEDMFTRIKFHLLPLYHNGINQSKSFQRMLNKMNERYRDHIQLVNNISVFNDPEITNKKNKSMGGILEDHAYIIMLNDILRYLPNELVRYNFEKKIWEQGMINLENQYVWFNKNIDDECSNTIDFLNLNGFGYSDNKLLRILKGSNKKLNSNVFLPKGTIELFKKIIKHVPRNKFFLIDTPQRWDPTFFNILKYLLFDRNSRTAVGNLLKSADNSNESISILRQIKRKRMLEFLLNFKEIQDIYNQIIIDEANISNYEITDNDNVGDINTLEFEDLYDFIVDWIDDTQLDMKDKSFKNFITRILECFIRNASPLTIVIIFHVAL is encoded by the coding sequence ATGAAAAGCAACAGTTTACGATTAGTAATAGGAAATAACCATCCATTTGTTCATCTACGTCTAATTAAGCAAATAAAACtatattcaattcattCAGTagcaattaataaatccaTACCATTAAGAGATTATGTGGAACAGATAAACTCTACCAAATTGTTGAAAACTAGTGGTTCAAAcattgatttttttgaaccaaaatattataatagccataatcaattaaatgaattaagtccctttttaaatttagtCTGTAATAGTTTATCAAAGTGGTTATATGTCGATTATAGCATCAATCATTACCCATATGAAGATTTGAATATCATTCAAGTCTTTACTAATTACCAACAAacttttacttttattcAATACTTGATggataattttaaagaacAAATCCCTGAAGATATGTTTACTAGAATAAAATTCCATCTATTACCATTATATCATAATGGTATCAATCAGTCTAAATCTTTTCAAAGAATGCTAAATAAGATGAATGAAAGGTATAGAGATCACATTCAActtgtaaataatatttctgtTTTTAATGATCCAGAAATTAcgaacaaaaaaaataaaagtatgGGAGGAATTTTAGAAGACCATGCctatattattatgttGAATGACATTTTAAGATATTTACCTAATGAACTTGTACGgtataattttgaaaaaaaaatatgggAACAAGGTATGATAAACCTAGAAAATCAATATGTATGGTTCAATAAAAACATTGATGATGAATGTTCTAACACGatagattttttaaatttaaatggaTTTGGATATAGTGATAATAAACTACTTCGTATCTTAAAAGgatctaataaaaaattgaattccAACGTTTTCTTACCGAAAGGTactattgaattatttaaaaaaattataaaacatgttccaagaaataaattctttttaattgacACACCACAACGATGGGATccaactttttttaatattctaaaatacttattatttgatagaAATTCAAGAACAGCAGTTGGAAATCTATTGAAGTCTGCTGATAATAGCAATGAATCTATCTCTATTCTCAGACAAATTAAACGAAAGAGAATgcttgaatttttattaaatttcaaagagATTCAAGATATCtataatcaaataattatagaCGAAGCTAACATTAGTAACTACGAAATAactgataatgataatgttggtgatattaatactttagaatttgaagatttatACGATTTTATTGTTGATTGGATCGACGACACGCAATTAGATATGAAGGataaaagttttaaaaacttTATAACTCGGATTTTGGAGTGCTTCATTCGTAACGCATCTCCCCTTACtattgtaataatattccatGTAGCACTTTAG
- the RAT1 gene encoding ssRNA exonuclease RAT1 (similar to Saccharomyces cerevisiae RAT1 (YOR048C); ancestral locus Anc_5.645): protein MGVPSFFRWLSRKYPKIISPVSEILPQVVDGVTLPIDYSAPNPNGELDNLYLDMNGIVHPCSHPENKPAPETEDEMLLAVFEYTNRVLNMARPRKVLMIAVDGVAPRAKMNQQRARRFRSARDASIENQAREAILNEREKIGEIIDESLKSKKTWDSNAITPGTPFMDKLAAALRYWISFKLATDLGWKNLQVIISDATVPGEGEHKIMNFVRAQRGDPEYNPNTTHCIYGLDADLIFLGLATHEPHFKILREDVFAQDNRKKHKLKDTMNMTEEEKQLISKQDSEKPFLWLHLSVLREYLSAELFVPRLPFPFDLERAIDDWVFMCFFCGNDFLPHLPSLDVRENSIDILLDIWKTLLPQLKTYMTCDGRLDLKAVELLLQQVGSRESDIFRTKHIQQVRKKESLQRKNIRKSERRTAKDQDKQPLIPTEQLQLYDTHGNLAKGSWNLTTHDMVSLKKELMLANEGNPEAIKIIQAKSDENDKLMEELTKEQLDKAIDTANKNNMDVATIMKKKLMAKKRELEITANENELEEIEKKKLKTANEEDNAKSELNEKIIGEVVTEVEDNNESGLSRMSSSTTETNTHETTPDTNVNNNSYVPVVSNGPIKSGVIDTDKPTKLYEPGYKERYYVNKFHIKSDEIEALRKDMVKSYIEGVAWVLLYYYQGCASWEWFYPYHYAPLPSDFYGFSNMNVEFGESEPFLPFEQLMSVLPAASGHTLPAIFRPLMSSPDSEIIDFYPEEFPIDMNGKKMAWHGIALLPFIDATRLLKVVRDQYPKLTDAERSRNVRNKPILLISNKNVHFTKFSEKLYDSSGDSPKEINFRHFKSGLSGIVSKDKEGFKLNSKIVCPIEGGSLPDLSTNLILQMSYELTPLPSENKSILLNGFIPSEAMLTAYDFDAIRYKDNKSSFNHRSNNYNWKFNEEMKGNVVPVGPKGSTQYKPRAGGFRSFFYFNQKNEVMQNTNNNQYSGSYNRNGNNPKNDRYNNNSSRQHDNNRSRYNDSRNNYNNNYRGEYSSHYNNKYGNTNSYRGRGGYNSGGNRRGNYSRGGYSSYNDRGRGSSRYH, encoded by the coding sequence atgggTGTTCCCTCATTTTTCAGATGGTTATCTAGAAAGTATCCCAAGATTATTTCACCAGTTAGTGAAATACTCCCACAAGTGGTTGATGGGGTGACTTTACCAATTGATTATTCTGCACCAAATCCTAACGgtgaattagataatttatatttggaTATGAATGGTATTGTTCATCCATGTTCTCATCCGGAAAATAAGCCTGCTCCAGAAACTGAGGATGAAATGTTATTGGCCGTATTTGAATATACTAATAGAGTCCTAAACATGGCTAGACCTCGTAAAGTCTTAATGATTGCTGTTGATGGTGTGGCTCCTCGTGCAAAGATGAATCAACAAAGAGCTCGTAGATTTAGAAGTGCTAGAGACGCTTCAATCGAAAATCAGGCACGTGAAGCTATTTTGAACGAGAGGGAAAAGATTGGTGAGATTATTGACGAATCACTTAAAAGTAAGAAGACTTGGGATTCAAATGCTATTACTCCAGGTACACCTTTTATGGATAAATTAGCCGCAGCTTTACGTTATTGGATTTCCTTTAAATTAGCTACAGATCTAGGTTGGAAAAATTTGCAAGTTATAATTAGTGATGCAACTGTTCCAGGTGAAGGGGAACATAAAATTATGAATTTTGTTAGAGCACAAAGAGGAGATCCTGAATACAATCCAAATACTACTCATTGTATTTATGGGTTAGATGcagatttaattttcttagGTTTAGCTACACATGAGCCacatttcaaaattttaagaGAAGATGTATTTGCACAAGATAATCGTAAAAAGCACAAACTTAAAGATACTATGAACATgactgaagaagaaaagcaGTTAATTTCCAAGCAGGATTCTGAAAAACCTTTCTTATGGTTACATTTGAGCGTTTTGAGAGAATATTTGTCAGCAGAATTATTTGTTCCAAGATTACCGTTTCCATTTGACCTAGAACGTGCCATAGATGATTGGGTTTTTATGTGTTTCTTCTGTGGTAATGATTTTTTACCGCACTTGCCAAGTTTAGATGTTAGGGAAAATAGTATTGATATTCTTCTTGATATTTGGAAAACACTATTGCCACAATTAAAAACATATATGACTTGCGATGGTAGGTTAGATTTAAAGGCTGTCGAGTTATTGTTACAGCAGGTTGGCTCCCGTGAAAGTGATATATTTAGGACAAAACATATCCAGCAAGTTaggaaaaaagaaagtcttcagagaaaaaatattcgaAAATCTGAACGTAGAACAGCAAAAGACCAAGATAAGCAACCATTAATACCAACTGAgcaattacaattatatgATACACATGGTAATTTAGCAAAAGGTTCCTGGAATTTAACTACCCATGACATGGTTTCCTTAAAAAAGGAATTAATGTTGGCAAATGAAGGTAATCCAGAAgctattaaaattattcaagCTAAAagtgatgaaaatgataaattaatggAGGAATTAACTAAAGAACAATTAGATAAAGCTATAGATACTGcgaataaaaataacatGGACGTTGCaacaataatgaaaaaaaaattaatggcTAAGAAACgtgaattagaaataacagcaaatgaaaatgaattagaagaaatagaaaagaaaaaattgaaaaccgcaaatgaagaagataatgCAAAAtctgaattaaatgaaaaaattataggCGAAGTTGTAACAGAAGttgaagataataatgaatctgGTTTATCCCGGATGTCAAGTTCGACTACTGAGACAAATACTCACGAAACTACACCGGATACAAACGTTAATAATAACTCCTACGTTCCAGTAGTTTCCAACGGTCCAATCAAAAGTGGGGTTATTGATACAGATAAGCCAACTAAATTATATGAGCCTGGATATAAGGAAAGATACTATGTTAATAAGTTCCATATTAAAAGTGATGAAATCGAAGCCTTGAGGAAAGACATGGTTAAATCTTACATTGAAGGTGTTGCCTGGGTGTTGTTGTACTATTACCAAGGATGTGCTTCTTGGGAATGGTTTTACCCCTACCACTATGCACCATTACCATCAGATTTCTATGGGTTTTCCAATATGAATGTTGAGTTTGGTGAGAGTGAACCATTTTTACCCTTTGAACAACTAATGAGTGTTTTACCTGCCGCTTCTGGCCATACCCTGCCTGCAATCTTCAGACCTCTGATGAGTAGCCCAGACTctgaaattattgatttttatcCAGAGGAATTTCCAATTGATATGAATGGTAAAAAAATGGCTTGGCATGGTATTGCTTTACTGCCGTTTATCGATGCAACGAGACTGTTAAAGGTAGTCCGTGACCAATACCCTAAATTGACAGATGCAGAAAGATCAAGAAATGTCAGAAACAAACCTATTTTACTAATAAGCAATAAGAACGTACATTTCACGAAATTTTCAGAGAAGCTATACGACTCATCCGGTGATAGTCCTAAAGAAATCAATTTCCGTCATTTCAAAAGTGGCTTAAGTGGAATTGTCTCAAAGGATAAAGAAggttttaaattaaatagtaAAATTGTATGCCCTATTGAAGGAGGCTCTTTACCAGATCTGTCTACCAATTTAATATTGCAAATGTCTTATGAACTAACACCATTACCTAGCGAAAACAAGAGTATACTGTTAAATGGGTTTATTCCTTCTGAAGCCATGCTTACTGCTTATGACTTTGATGCAATTAGatataaagataataaaagtaGTTTTAACCATAGATCAAACAATTATAATTGgaaatttaatgaagaaatgaAAGGAAATGTTGTACCAGTTGGACCAAAGGGATCTACTCAGTATAAGCCAAGAGCTGGTGGTTTCCGttcatttttctattttaatcaaaaaaatgagGTCATGCAAAacactaataataatcaatacTCAGGATCCTATAATAGAAATGGAAATAACCCAAAGAACGATAGATATAACAATAACTCTAGTCGTCAACACGATAATAATAGATCTAGATATAACGATAGcagaaataattataataataattataggGGAGAATACAGTAGtcattataataataagtaTGGTAATACAAACAGTTATCGTGGACGTGGAGGATACAACTCTGGCGGTAATAGGCGTGGTAATTATTCAAGAGGTGGATACTCAAGTTACAACGACAGGGGGCGTGGATCCTCTCGTTATCATTaa